A window of the Kazachstania africana CBS 2517 chromosome 10, complete genome genome harbors these coding sequences:
- the PWP2 gene encoding snoRNA-binding rRNA-processing protein PWP2 (similar to Saccharomyces cerevisiae PWP2 (YCR057C); ancestral locus Anc_6.325) codes for MKSDFKFSNLLGTVYRQGNIVFSNDGKQLLSPVGNRVSVFDLINNKSFTFEYEHRKNIAAIDLNRQGTLMLSIDDDGRAILVNFKSRNVMHHFNFKEKCYQVKFSPDGKLFALATGRFLQIWKTPDVTQDRQFAPFVRYRVHAGHFQDITSLTWSQDSRFIISTSKDLTAKIWSVFSEEKDLAATTFAGHRDYVMGAFFSKDQEKIYTVSKDGAVFIWEFTAKETEEEEEDSDEEIDISKYSWRISQKHFFYANQAKVKCVTFHPASSLLVVGFTTGEFRLYELPSFTLIQQLSMGQNPINSVSINESGEWLAFGSSKLGQLLVYEWQSESYILKQQGHFDSTNSLTYSPDGSRVVTAAEDGKIKVWDVVSGFCLATFEEHTSSVTQVQFAKKGQVLFSASLDGTVRAWDLIRYRNFRVFTAAERIQFNSLAVDPSGEVVCAGSVDSFDIHVWSVQTGQLLDTLAGHEGPISCLAFSQENSILASASWDKTIRIWSIFGRSQQVEPIEVYSDVVALTIRPDGKHVAVSTLRGQITMFDIESGQQIGNIDCRKDIISGRHLEDRFTSKTSERSKFFTTIHYSFDGMAIVAGGNNNSICLYDIPNEVLLRRFMVSKNMTLNGTLEFLNSGKMTEAGSLDLIDTDGENSDLEDRIDNSLPGSRRGGDLSTRRVRAEIRVTSVQFSPTATAFAAASTEGLLIYSVNDSLLFDPFDLDMDVTPEATLEALQEKEYLNAFVMAFRLNEQYLINRIYEAIPVSEIALVSNNLPVVYLNRILLFIGGLAMESQHLEFNLIWVKSLLSSHGSYINAHKHTFSSAIRSLQRFIGRVAKDMVTINTDNKYAYQFLTSTDGTVAQEIAEMDQQEDDASVSEEDMGSASDDEEGWEGFNEKSNKLPLEEDNESSDEELI; via the coding sequence atgaaatcCGATTTTAAGTTTTCGAATCTTTTAGGTACCGTTTACAGGCAAGGAAATATTGTCTTTTCCAATGATGGAAAACAGTTACTTTCACCAGTAGGAAACAGAGTTTCCGTGTTTGATCTAATCAATAACAAGTCTTTTACATTTGAATATGAGCACAGAAAGAACATTGCTGCCATAGATCTCAATAGACAAGGCACTTTGATGCTATCTATAGATGACGATGGTCGTGCAATTTTAGTTAATTTCAAGTCTAGAAACGTTATGCATCATTTCaacttcaaagaaaagtgTTATCAAGTGAAATTTAGTCCAGATGGTAAATTATTTGCTCTGGCCACTGGTAGATTCCTACAAATTTGGAAAACTCCGGATGTTACTCAAGATAGACAGTTTGCTCCATTCGTTCGTTATAGAGTTCATGCAGGCCATTTCCAAGATATCACTTCGTTGACGTGGTCTCAGGATTCTAGGTTCATAATCAGTACTTCTAAGGACTTGACAGCCAAAATATGGTCTGTATTTTCAGAGGAAAAAGATTTGGCAGCGACAACTTTCGCTGGTCACAGAGATTATGTTATGGGAGCATTCTTCAGTAAAGACCAGGAAAAGATATACACAGTAAGTAAAGACGGTGCAGTGTTTATATGGGAGTTTACAGCGAAGGAAACcgaagaagaggaagaagatagTGATGAAGAGATCgacatttcaaaatatagcTGGAGAATTTCACAAAAGCATTTTTTCTATGCCAATCAAGCCAAAGTTAAGTGTGTCACATTTCACCCAGCGTCAAGTTTATTAGTTGTTGGTTTCACCACTGGTGAATTCCGTCTTTATGAATTACCAAGTTTCACCCTAATTCAACAATTGTCAATGGGTCAAAATCCTATCAATAGCGTCTCCATAAATGAATCAGGTGAATGGTTGGCCTTTGGTTCAAGCAAACTTGGTCAATTATTGGTTTATGAATGGCAATCAGAATCTTATATTCTAAAACAACAGGGACATTTTGATTCAACTAATAGTTTGACATACTCTCCAGATGGCTCCCGTGTAGTTACTGCTGCAGAAGATGGTAAAATAAAAGTATGGGATGTCGTTTCAGGATTCTGTTTGGCAACTTTTGAAGAACATACATCTTCGGTCACTCAAGTTCAATTTGCTAAGAAGGGTCAGGTCTTGTTTTCCGCCTCTCTAGATGGTACTGTCAGGGCTTGGGATTTAATCAGATATCGTAATTTTAGAGTATTCACTGCAGCCGAGAGAATTCAGTTTAATTCCTTGGCTGTTGATCCATCAGGCGAAGTTGTTTGCGCAGGTTCTGTTGACAGTTTTGATATTCATGTTTGGTCCGTTCAAACTGGTCAACTTTTAGACACTTTAGCTGGCCATGAAGGCCCTATTTCATGCCTCGCATTCAGTCAAGAAAACAGTATATTGGCATCTGCATCCTGGGATAAAACAATCAGAATTTGGTCTATCTTTGGCAGGTCACAACAAGTTGAGCCTATAGAAGTTTATTCAGATGTTGTAGCTTTAACTATTAGACCTGATGGTAAACATGTCGCAGTGTCCACTTTAAGGGGTCAAATAACTAtgtttgatattgaaagtgGTCAACAAATAGGTAATATTGATTGTAGAAAGGATATTATCTCAGGTAGACATTTAGAAGATAGATTTACATCCAAAACTTCCGAAAGATCAAAGTTTTTTACTACAATTCATTACAGTTTTGATGGTATGGCTATTGTCGCCGGTGGTAACAATAATTCTATCTGTTTATATGATATTCCAAATGAAGTTCTCTTGAGAAGGTTCATGGTTTCTAAAAATATGACATTGAATGGTACTTTAGAGTTCCTTAACAGTGGTAAAATGACTGAAGCTGGATCTCTGGATCTGATAGATACAGATGGTGAAAATTCTGATTTGGAAGATCGTATAGATAATTCTTTACCTGGTTCAAGACGTGGTGGTGACTTATCTACAAGAAGAGTAAGAGCAGAAATTAGGGTTACTTCAGTACAATTTTCTCCAACTGCAACTGCATTTGCAGCTGCCTCCACAGAAGGTCTTTTAATATATTCTGTTAATGATTCCTTACTTTTCGATCCGTTCGATTTGGATATGGATGTGACTCCAGAAGCAACGTTGGAGGCcttacaagaaaaagaatacCTAAATGCTTTTGTTATGGCATTCAGATTAAATGAACagtatttgataaataGAATATACGAGGCTATACCCGTTTCTGAAATTGCTTTAGTCAGTAACAATTTACCTGTTGTTTATCTGAATAGGATTTTACTTTTCATTGGAGGCCTCGCTATGGAATCCCAACATCttgaattcaatttaatATGGGTCAAAAGCTTACTCTCCTCACATGGTAGTTATATCAATGCTCATAAGCACACATTCAGCAGTGCCATAAGATCGCTCCAAAGATTCATAGGTAGAGTAGCCAAAGACATGGTGACAATCAACACTGATAATAAATATGCATATCAATTCCTGACTTCCACTGATGGAACTGTCGCTCAAGAAATAGCGGAAATGGACCAACAAGAAGATGACGCATCAGTGAGCGAAGAAGATATGGGTTCAGcatctgatgatgaagaaggcTGGGAAGGATTCAACGAGAAGAGCAACAAGCTGCCTTTAGAAGAAGACAACGAAAGCTCGGATGAAGAGCTGATCTAA
- the YIH1 gene encoding Yih1p (similar to Saccharomyces cerevisiae YIH1 (YCR059C); ancestral locus Anc_6.327), with product MESDREQLLEELDAIDAIYPDLMDRKVDDSSIILIKVPQHEHITIQVSFPQKYPSIEAPHILEVIVSNSAKRQDLYDIKYLQNLFQEVMDSNFHQGSVCFFDFLTELDAVLYMGEEEAANDESNDVGRVNRLELIPTDPFEGWIASDPITDRASTFMAFAAHVDSEAQAFAMLERLKTDTKIKKCAHVMSAWRIKVPSERNKDQVITYQDSDDDGEAAAGSRMLHLITIMDVWNVMVVVGRWFGGTHIGPDRFKHINSTAREAVLRAGFERQA from the coding sequence ATGGAATCCGACCGGGAACAGCTGttggaagaattagatgCTATCGATGCCATCTATCCGGATCTTATGGACCGAAAGGTGGACGATTCGAGTATTATATTAATCAAAGTTCCGCAACATGAACATATTACAATTCAAGTGTCATTCCCACAAAAGTACCCATCAATCGAAGCACCACATATCTTAGAGGTTATTGTATCGAACTCAGCCAAAAGACAGGATCTGTACGACATTAAATACCTGCAGAACCTGTTCCAAGAAGTAATGGactcaaattttcatcagGGTTCAGTATGCTTCTTCGATTTTCTCACAGAGTTAGATGCTGTTCTATACATgggtgaagaagaagcagcaAATGATGAGTCCAATGACGTGGGTCGAGTCAATAGATTGGAACTGATACCGACAGATCCATTTGAAGGTTGGATTGCGTCGGATCCAATTACGGACCGTGCATCGACGTTTATGGCATTTGCTGCCCATGTAGATTCAGAGGCACAGGCATTTGCAATGTTAGAAAGGCTCAAGACAGATACGAAGATTAAAAAGTGCGCACATGTGATGAGTGCCTGGAGGATCAAAGTACCAAGCGAGAGGAATAAAGATCAAGTTATTACATATCAGGATTCGGACGATGACGGTGAAGCAGCTGCTGGTTCGAGGATGTTGCATTTAATCACAATTATGGACGTTTGGAACGTCATGGTAGTCGTGGGACGTTGGTTTGGAGGGACCCACATAGGCCCCGACAGATTCAAACATATCAATTCTACAGCTAGAGAGGCAGTACTAAGAGCTGGTTTCGAAAGACAAGCGTAG
- the TAH1 gene encoding Tah1p (similar to Saccharomyces cerevisiae TAH1 (YCR060W); ancestral locus Anc_6.328), whose translation MSFDHFKTEGNQYFKEGNYASAIKSYEKCIEINPENPIGYSNKAMALIKANKNQEAVRTCQDGLKRVSKNDATHETIQKKLEYRLELAEKALNKEVPKEVNLVENLVIHEVDSLPKEFAGL comes from the coding sequence ATGAGCTTCGATCATTTCAAGACAGAGGGGAATCAATACTTCAAGGAGGGAAACTATGCCTCAGCCATTAAAAGTTACGAAAAATGCATTGAGATCAATCCAGAAAATCCTATAGGTTATAGCAATAAGGCGATGGCCCTGATTAAGGCTAATAAGAACCAAGAGGCTGTAAGAACGTGTCAAGATGGGTTGAAAAGAGTTAGCAAGAATGATGCAACTCACGAGACAATACAAAAGAAGCTGGAATATAGGTTAGAGTTAGCTGAAAAAGCTTTGAATAAGGAAGTACCAAAAGAGGTAAACTTAGTTGAAAATCTTGTGATTCATGAAGTAGATTCCCTTCCAAAAGAGTTCGCCGGCCTTTGA
- the OCA4 gene encoding Oca4p (similar to Saccharomyces cerevisiae YCR095C; ancestral locus Anc_6.377), with protein sequence MLVPPASFGIAEEGIYRCSKVETLNLSFLETLNLKTVIYIGGQEPSKFFKQFFNRFSIEWFLIRTADFSNAGAPVNSSTSQDRGNEENALNINDEMVKSDVRTPPDAHSATDRTDEKHISKTGSEVRTKKHLSYSLTDNDEQMLIKSSCLKKAFRKLLNSDSYNTLLVDKTGLIIGILRKIQKWHISSILNEYRLYAGKNQSYYSETFLELIQIRIEQDIEDTDDNMLYNRNALENLKLAGNTEVLEQRTNNTVDITEEDLMKSPEVPQRLISIMKRVEAFDQQNPLSEDSGIVSKELARSTSNLGIFGNRYRFAFTKRENGDYDYYKPQKSENAVTLKLPKESKLPEWFKFQRDLWEQENVPEEHHFYKEHIFV encoded by the coding sequence ATGTTAGTCCCACCAGCTAGTTTTGGGATTGCTGAAGAAGGAATCTATAGATGCTCCAAGGTAGAGACTTTAAATTTATCCTTCTTGGAGACTTTAAATCTAAAAACTGTAATATACATAGGTGGCCAAGaaccatcaaaatttttcaaacaattctTTAATAGATTCTCTATTGAATGGTTTCTCATTAGGACAGCAGATTTTTCGAATGCTGGAGCCCCTGTAAATAGTAGCACAAGCCAAGATAGAGGGAATGAGGAGAATGCTCTCAATATTAACGATGAAATGGTAAAGTCTGACGTGAGAACTCCTCCAGATGCTCACAGTGCAACTGACAGAACTGATGAGAAGCATATATCCAAAACTGGAAGCGAAGTAAGGACTAAAAAACATTTATCGTATAGTCTAACTGATAATGATGAGCAGATGCTTATTAAAAGTAGTTGTTTAAAGAAAGCTTTCcgaaaattattgaatagTGACAGCTACAATACTCTCTTAGTTGATAAAACAGGTTTGATAATTGGTATTCTGcgaaaaatccaaaaatgGCACATTTCCTCTATCTTAAATGAATATAGACTCTATGCTGGTAAAAATCAATCATATTATTCTGAGACATTTTTAGAACTCATACAGATAAGAATTGAGCAAGATATCGAAGATACCGATGATAACATGCTATATAATAGAAATGCCCTGGAAAACTTGAAATTAGCTGGTAACACTGAAGTTTTGGAACAAAGAACTAATAATACCGTAGATATAACAGAGGAggatttgatgaaatcacCAGAAGTACCTCAAAGATTGATATCTATAATGAAAAGAGTTGAAGCTTTTGATCAACAGAATCCTCTATCAGAAGATAGTGGTATTGTGTCGAAAGAATTGGCGAGAAGTACGTCAAATTTAGGTATTTTTGGTAATAGATACAGATTTGCTTTCActaaaagagaaaatggAGATTACGATTACTACAAGCCCCAGAAAAGTGAGAACGCAGTTACATTAAAACTTCCAAAGGAATCAAAATTGCCTGAATGGTTCAAGTTTCAACGTGACCTGTGGgaacaagaaaatgttCCTGAAGAACATCATTTCTATAAGGAGCATATCTTTGTATAA
- the CDC50 gene encoding aminophospholipid translocase regulatory protein CDC50 (similar to Saccharomyces cerevisiae CDC50 (YCR094W) and YNR048W; ancestral locus Anc_6.374) translates to MALFKRFRKSSSGSLAGNGEKKLSNRPPNTAFRQQRLKAWQPILTPQSVLPILIFFACIFTPIGIGILVSGNNVQHITIDYSHCSSLARGSYADIPSTYVGHHFKKATSTKPSWKLSEDTNGTMTCDLKFEIPNEIKDSVYVYYKLTNFYQNHRKYMESFDLKQLRGKAPKLEEVTTDCKPLRSIDDKVIYPCGLIANSMFNDTFDKTLVGADDDTSDFVLTNKKISWSIDRHRFKKTTYPVSDIIPPPNWAKQFPEGYTEDNLPDLHTWEEFQVWMRPSPFPKFYKLALKNETTHLPKGNYVMSIGLNYPISYFGGSKSFVLTTNGVAGTQNLPLGVFYLIVAGLCALFSILFLVKVVFQPRALGDNTYLNFESGDRNAGIDQEMYEGTEQLREIL, encoded by the coding sequence ATGGCTCTATTTAAGAGGTTTCGGAAGTCTTCTAGTGGATCTTTGGCAGGTAATGGCGAAAAAAAGCTCTCAAATAGGCCTCCTAATACGGCATTTAGGCAGCAAAGACTGAAAGCTTGGCAGCCAATATTGACACCACAGAGCGTTCTACCAATACTGATATTTTTTGCATGTATATTTACACCAATTGGCATAGGTATTCTAGTGAGTGGTAACAATGTACAACATATTACAATTGATTACAGTCACTGTTCTTCGTTGGCAAGAGGAAGTTACGCAGACATTCCATCTACATATGTTGGACATCATTTCAAGAAGGCTACAAGCACTAAACCAAGCTGGAAGCTTTCAGAAGACACTAACGGTACCATGACGTGTGATCTAAAGTTTGAAATACCgaatgaaattaaagataGCGTCTACGTGTATTATAAATTGAccaatttttatcaaaatcacAGAAAATATATGGAATCCTTCgatttgaaacaattaAGAGGCAAAGCTCCAAAGCTAGAAGAAGTTACTACAGATTGCAAGCCATTGAGGAGTATTGATGACAAAGTCATATACCCATGTGGTTTAATAGCAAACTCGATGTTCAATGATACTTTCGATAAAACGTTGGTTGGTGCAGACGATGATACTTCGGACTTTGTGTTAACAAACAAAAAGATATCATGGAGTATAGATCGTCATCGTTTCAAGAAGACGACGTATCCTGTATCAGATATTATACCTCCACCAAATTGGGCAAAACAGTTCCCAGAAGGCTATACTGAAGACAATCTACCTGATTTACATACTTGGGAGGAATTTCAAGTTTGGATGAGACCTTCAccatttccaaaattttataagTTGGCATTAAAGAATGAGACGACACATCTTCCTAAAGGTAACTACGTGATGAGCATTGGTTTGAATTACCCAATCTCATATTTCGGTGGCTCAAAATCATTCGTTTTAACAACAAATGGGGTTGCGGGTACTCAAAATTTGCCTCTGGGTGTCTTTTATTTAATCGTTGCAGGATTGTGTGCTCTTTTTTCCATTCTTTTCTTAGTAAAAGTAGTATTTCAGCCAAGAGCTCTGGGTGATAATAcctatttgaattttgaatctGGAGATAGAAACGCAGGAATAGATCAAGAAATGTATGAGGGAACTGAACAACTGAGAGAAATATTATAA